The following coding sequences are from one Halorubrum sp. BOL3-1 window:
- a CDS encoding sulfite exporter TauE/SafE family protein, translating into MIPGFELLGLSGELLALFVAFGFMVGVFFGFFGMGGSFLVTPTLLILGYPAPVAIGSSMTFVFGTAVIATMKHHDAGQVDYKLGALMFVGIAAGIELGSRLVFGLEVLGIANVVVGVAYVLLLAAIGVLFTRSALDNGQDAGTTGDEPTDGDDDEVPEVAQKIKSYDIPPMMTLADGSKASLWTISGVGGGVGLVSGFLGVGGGFVRMPAIYYVIGTSLAAAVGTSLFGGLLSGAVGAFTYGRAGVIDLGIVTALLVGSALGARIGSSATAYVDEDDVTIYFGIMLLVASLAVGLGEVAEWLSIPILDQLSFVLLIGSALFVCLMILYHGTLAVRRTRSVST; encoded by the coding sequence ATGATTCCCGGCTTCGAGCTGTTGGGCCTCAGCGGGGAGCTTCTCGCTCTGTTCGTCGCGTTCGGCTTCATGGTTGGCGTATTCTTCGGTTTTTTCGGGATGGGGGGATCGTTCCTCGTCACGCCTACGCTGCTGATACTCGGCTACCCGGCTCCAGTTGCGATCGGTAGCTCAATGACGTTCGTCTTCGGGACGGCCGTTATTGCGACGATGAAACATCACGACGCCGGGCAAGTGGATTACAAGCTCGGTGCGTTGATGTTCGTCGGCATTGCCGCCGGTATCGAACTCGGGAGCCGGCTCGTGTTCGGGCTTGAGGTTCTCGGGATCGCGAACGTTGTCGTCGGTGTCGCGTACGTCCTTCTGCTGGCCGCGATTGGGGTGTTGTTTACGCGGAGTGCGCTGGACAACGGCCAAGACGCCGGTACTACGGGTGATGAGCCTACCGACGGTGACGACGACGAGGTGCCTGAAGTCGCACAAAAGATCAAGTCATACGACATCCCACCAATGATGACTCTCGCGGACGGGAGCAAGGCGTCGTTATGGACGATATCCGGAGTCGGCGGGGGAGTCGGGTTAGTATCCGGGTTCTTAGGTGTCGGTGGGGGGTTCGTTCGGATGCCCGCGATCTACTACGTGATCGGTACGTCGTTAGCAGCCGCGGTCGGAACGAGTCTCTTCGGTGGTCTACTATCGGGTGCCGTCGGTGCGTTCACCTACGGGCGTGCGGGCGTGATCGATCTTGGGATTGTCACTGCGCTCCTCGTCGGCAGCGCGCTCGGCGCGCGGATCGGATCGAGTGCGACTGCGTACGTGGATGAGGATGACGTGACTATCTACTTCGGGATCATGCTGCTCGTCGCCAGCCTGGCGGTCGGGCTAGGCGAGGTCGCTGAGTGGCTCTCGATACCGATACTCGATCAGCTCAGTTTCGTGCTCCTGATCGGATCTGCGTTGTTCGTCTGTCTGATGATCCTGTACCACGGCACACTGGCGGTACGTCGTACCCGCAGCGTCTCGACATAA